In Runella sp. SP2, the genomic window GCTGAAACCATGATTTAGTAATGGAGCGATAGGCAGCTTCGTCAGGAGCTAATTCTTTGATCATCATCATGTCGGTTCGGGCGTGCGAAAGCATATCCACGAAGTTATAGACGATGACGTTTAAGTGGTTCTTCCAAAGATTAGGCAGGTTATCAACGAGGTTTTTACCTTGGTTTTGGTTGATGATTTTGTTGTATGAAAACCGTACTTGCATCCGATTACGTTCAAATTGCTTCCGCAACAAATCTTCTTCATGCTTATTTAACCCTTCTTCGCCCTCGGGGGTGTTTTCGTCGTTTACCCACCAATTTGGGTATTGTTTTTCAATTTCACTCGGCATCAATCCCGCAAAAATGGAATTACGAGCAAAGCCTGTTGTGGTGGGAAGAATCGAATAATAAGAGCCTTCTTCTTCAATCGTAAAGTATTCATTCAGAAGAGGTTCTACTACTTTCCATTGGTCAAAACGGAAGTTGTCGATGAGAATAAAAAAGAGCGGTTCGCTGGGTTTCATCAACGGAAATACTTTCCGTTTCATTAACTGGTGCGATAGAATAGGTTTGTCGGAATGAGGGTCGTTGAGCCAGTCTTCGTAATTGTCAATGATAAACTTGCAAAAGTTGTTGTTTGCTTCTTCTTTTTGGGTGTAAAACACCTCTTCCATACTTTTATCTTTGCTTTGCTCAAGCTCTAACTCCCAGTATATGAGTTTTTTGTAGAGCTCTACCCACTCAGAGTGGCCGATGCGGTCTTGGTATTGCATGGCCAACTGGCGGAACTCTTGCATGTAATTGTGGTTTGTTTTTTCGCTAACCAAGCGCTTGTTGTCCAAAATTTTCTTGACCGACAATAAAATTTGATTTGGATTCAGCGGCTTGATGAGGTAGTCGGCAATTTTTGAACCAATGGCTTCCTCCATGATACGCTCTTCCTCACTCTTGGTAATCATAACCACGGGAAGGTTTGGGCGACTTTGCTTAATTTGAGCTAAGGTTTCAAGCCCCGTGAGCCCAGGCATATTTTCGTCCAAAAAAACGACATCAAAACGCTCTTGCTCTACTTTTTCAAGGGCGTCAGCACCGCTATTGACTGGAGTAATGTTGTAACCTTTGCCCGTTAAGAATAAAATATGGGGTTTAAGTAAGTCTATTTCATCGTCTGCCCAGAGGATATTTGCCATAGTGAATTGTGTTGAATTGATACAAAGGAGTTGGTGAGTACAAGTGTTTTTGAAACTTGACTTTTTTAACGTGCGAAGGTGCGAATAATTGTAGAGAAGTGACAATTATCAGCCAAGATAAATGCGTTTTATCATATTTTTTAGTGGGTTGAATGAAGAAATTTGACTTGTTCACCAACTAATTCTCCTTAAAAATGAAAACGATACTTGTCCCCACCGACCTGAGCGATGTCTCTGAATATGCCCTTGATGTCGCCGTAGAAATTGCAAAAAAACAAGGTGCAACGGTGTCGCTGTTGAAGAAAATTGTTTTTCCAACGCTCGAATACACCATGATAGACAACGAGTTTTATGAATCGAAAGATGATTTTTATAAGTACTTAACGCAAGACTCGAAAGAGCGCCTCAAAGACATGGTGGACAAGCCAAAGTATGGCGATGTAAAGTTTCGATTTAAAATTATGCGGGATACAGATTCGCTGGCGTCGATTGTGACGCAGCAAAACGTTGACCTTATTGTGATGGGTTCTATGGGTGCAACAGGCTGGAAAGAATGGACAAAAGGTTCTAATGCAGAGCAGGTTGTGCGTTATTCTCGCTGTCCAGTGTTGGTGGTAAAAGCACCCGTTGCTGCCTTTAAGCGCGTTGTAGTAGCCATTGATTTTGAAAATATCGGATTTATTAAAACGTCATTGGCTTTCTTAGGTACTTCACAAATAGAACCCCACTTTGTGTATGTTGACAACGGAATGGTAAAATTTGACGGGCCGCAGTTGAAAAATGAAATGGGAAAACTTGCGCTTGAATTGGGCTTGACAAATTACGAGTTTACCATTTTTAATGATGATACTGTTGAGCAAGGAATTTTGGATTATGCCAAGGAAGTTGAAGCGGATATTATAGTGATGTACACGCACGGGCGCAAGGGCTTTGATCACTTTATTAATGGAAGTATTGCCGAAGACGTTGTTAATCACGCGGATATTCCAGTTTTAGTGAGCCATTAACCAACCGTCAGACGATAGTCAGACGGTTGGTTGACGAAATGCTGCCACTGTCAGACGATAGTCAGACGGTGATTTGGCATAGTGCTGTCACTGTTTGACTATCGTCTGACAGTGATTTGACGTAATGCTGTCTGACTATCGTCTGACAGTGATATACAAAATCAGAAAAGAATGGTGCGCGGGGCGTGCCATTCTTTTTTTATGCGTAATTTTGCACCCGCAAATTATTGTATCAGGTAACTTCAAACTCGTGCATTCGCACGCATTTTCATGCAAAACCACTCGGATGTATCGCGTCAAATTGCGGCGCACTTACTCAATATCGAGGCCATTCGTCTTCGCCCCGACCAACCTTTTAAATGGAGTTCGGGCTGGAATTCACCCATTTATTGCGACAATCGTCTTTCACTTTCGTATCCCGAAGTGCGAACTTACATCAAAAATGCCCTTGCGAATGCCATTCGCGTTGCTTTTCCCGCGGCCGAACTTATTGCGGGTGTAGCAACAGCAGGCATTGCCCAAGGTGCATTAGTGGCTGACGTCCTCCACATGCCGTATGCGTATGTCCGTCCTGAACCCAAAAAACACGGCATGGGTAATCAAATCGAAGGGCGTATTTTGCCAGGCCAAAAAGTAGTGGTTTTAGAAGATTTGATTTCGACGGGAGGTAGTTCATTGAAAGTAGTGGATGTGTTGCGTGAAGCAGGTGCGGAAGTCTTGGGAATGGCAGCAATTTTTACCTACGGTTTTGCATTAGCCGATGAAAACTTTAGCCAAAAGGGAGTAGAATTAATGTGTTTGAGCAACTACGATAGTTTAATTCAAGAAGCCTTGAAATTGGATTATGTAACTGAAGGCCAATTAGAAACGTTGGCGCAGTGGCGTAAAGACCCAGGAAGCTGGGGCGTATAACAAATTTGTCTCGCCTCGGCATTTTGTCGAGGCGTTTTTAATTCTTCTCGTATGAGTTCTGTTAAAATTCCGTCTATTTTTTCTCCTTTTAAACACCTCATTGCTGCCGAAAGCACCCGCCTTGGCGGAGTAAGTAGCCCACCGTTTTCGTCGCTAAATTTGGGGAT contains:
- a CDS encoding bifunctional response regulator/alkaline phosphatase family protein; protein product: MANILWADDEIDLLKPHILFLTGKGYNITPVNSGADALEKVEQERFDVVFLDENMPGLTGLETLAQIKQSRPNLPVVMITKSEEERIMEEAIGSKIADYLIKPLNPNQILLSVKKILDNKRLVSEKTNHNYMQEFRQLAMQYQDRIGHSEWVELYKKLIYWELELEQSKDKSMEEVFYTQKEEANNNFCKFIIDNYEDWLNDPHSDKPILSHQLMKRKVFPLMKPSEPLFFILIDNFRFDQWKVVEPLLNEYFTIEEEGSYYSILPTTTGFARNSIFAGLMPSEIEKQYPNWWVNDENTPEGEEGLNKHEEDLLRKQFERNRMQVRFSYNKIINQNQGKNLVDNLPNLWKNHLNVIVYNFVDMLSHARTDMMMIKELAPDEAAYRSITKSWFQHSPIMDLIQKIAEKKGRIIITTDHGMTRVKKPVKIVGYRETNTNLRYKQGKNLGFDDNHLYVCRRPERLFLPKLNVSTAYVFTLGDYFFAYPNNFNQYVNMYRDTFQHGGVSIEEMIIPFVFLKPK
- the pyrE gene encoding orotate phosphoribosyltransferase → MQNHSDVSRQIAAHLLNIEAIRLRPDQPFKWSSGWNSPIYCDNRLSLSYPEVRTYIKNALANAIRVAFPAAELIAGVATAGIAQGALVADVLHMPYAYVRPEPKKHGMGNQIEGRILPGQKVVVLEDLISTGGSSLKVVDVLREAGAEVLGMAAIFTYGFALADENFSQKGVELMCLSNYDSLIQEALKLDYVTEGQLETLAQWRKDPGSWGV
- a CDS encoding universal stress protein, producing the protein MKTILVPTDLSDVSEYALDVAVEIAKKQGATVSLLKKIVFPTLEYTMIDNEFYESKDDFYKYLTQDSKERLKDMVDKPKYGDVKFRFKIMRDTDSLASIVTQQNVDLIVMGSMGATGWKEWTKGSNAEQVVRYSRCPVLVVKAPVAAFKRVVVAIDFENIGFIKTSLAFLGTSQIEPHFVYVDNGMVKFDGPQLKNEMGKLALELGLTNYEFTIFNDDTVEQGILDYAKEVEADIIVMYTHGRKGFDHFINGSIAEDVVNHADIPVLVSH